The following proteins are encoded in a genomic region of Pseudodesulfovibrio mercurii:
- the lpxA gene encoding acyl-ACP--UDP-N-acetylglucosamine O-acyltransferase, with product MSSQIHPSAIIHPTAELGADVRIDPYVVVGADTKIGDGTFLETHCVIQANTEIGKNNHIHPNAVIGGEPQHAAFKGERTFTRIGDNNIIRECVTIHRGTVQGVQETVIGSGCMFMAYSHIAHDCKIGDHVILANAVQLAGHVEVGRNVTISGMSAVQQFIRIGEYSFLGGASGYKLDVPPFMLAHGVRGMLFGPNLIGLKRNGFDSAACKALKKAYKIIFRSGLTKEQSLAQVEEELPGIPQVARLVSFIRESKNGVVPDHKQRCANGH from the coding sequence ATGTCCAGTCAGATCCATCCCAGCGCCATTATTCATCCCACGGCGGAGCTGGGAGCCGATGTCCGCATCGACCCCTACGTCGTTGTGGGGGCCGACACCAAGATCGGCGACGGCACCTTCCTGGAGACCCATTGCGTCATCCAGGCCAACACCGAAATCGGCAAGAACAACCACATACACCCGAACGCCGTCATCGGCGGCGAGCCGCAGCACGCCGCCTTCAAGGGCGAGCGGACCTTCACCCGCATCGGCGACAACAACATCATCCGCGAGTGCGTGACCATCCACCGCGGCACGGTCCAGGGCGTGCAGGAGACCGTCATCGGCTCGGGCTGCATGTTCATGGCCTATTCGCACATCGCCCACGACTGCAAGATCGGCGACCACGTCATCCTGGCCAACGCCGTGCAGCTGGCGGGCCACGTCGAGGTGGGCCGCAACGTGACCATCTCCGGCATGTCCGCGGTCCAGCAGTTCATCCGTATCGGCGAATACTCCTTCCTGGGCGGCGCCAGCGGCTACAAGCTCGACGTGCCGCCGTTCATGCTGGCCCACGGCGTGCGCGGCATGCTATTCGGACCCAACCTCATCGGGCTCAAGCGCAACGGCTTCGACTCCGCCGCCTGCAAGGCGCTCAAGAAGGCCTACAAGATCATCTTCCGCTCCGGCCTGACCAAGGAACAGAGCCTGGCCCAGGTGGAAGAGGAGCTGCCGGGCATTCCCCAGGTGGCCCGTCTCGTCTCGTTCATCCGCGAGAGCAAGAACGGCGTGGTTCCCGACCACAAGCAGCGCTGCGCCAACGGCCACTAG
- the fabZ gene encoding 3-hydroxyacyl-ACP dehydratase FabZ produces MNNGCPLDIRKIMEMLPHRYPFLLVDRVLEFEAGVRLKAVKNVTINENFFQGHFPGLPVMPGVLQLEALAQTGALFVMNSFDEPLGDRIFLFTGLDKVKFRRPVVPGDQLVLNVQFLKQKLNIWKMRGVAEVDGQVTCQGEFSAAIANRGDM; encoded by the coding sequence ATGAATAACGGCTGTCCGCTCGACATACGCAAGATCATGGAGATGCTCCCGCACCGGTACCCCTTCCTGCTGGTGGACCGCGTGCTGGAGTTCGAGGCGGGGGTCCGTCTCAAGGCCGTGAAGAACGTGACCATCAACGAGAACTTTTTCCAGGGACATTTCCCGGGGCTGCCGGTCATGCCCGGCGTGCTCCAGCTCGAGGCCCTGGCCCAGACCGGCGCGCTGTTCGTCATGAATTCCTTCGACGAACCGCTCGGGGACAGGATTTTTCTGTTCACCGGCCTGGACAAGGTCAAGTTCCGCAGGCCCGTGGTTCCGGGCGACCAGCTCGTCCTGAACGTCCAATTCCTCAAACAAAAGTTGAACATATGGAAGATGCGCGGCGTCGCCGAAGTGGACGGTCAGGTGACCTGCCAGGGCGAATTCTCCGCCGCCATCGCCAACAGGGGGGACATGTAA
- the lpxD gene encoding UDP-3-O-(3-hydroxymyristoyl)glucosamine N-acyltransferase: protein MTIKLSALAEKLGLAYTGADREIAGVNTLEKAGPGDLSFLVNPKYLHQLETTKAGCVLTSGHYADRVPCALVSENVYMDLARVVNVFARPQGCLTGVHTLAFVHPDADVADSATVYPFAFVGAGAVVGPDTVIFAGAYVGEGSVIGEGCILYPNCVVMGGLTLGDHVILQPGAVLGGDGYGYAQTPFGHMKIPQIGTVVVENDVEIGSNSAIDRAALDTTRIGRGTKIDNLVQIGHNVEIGEHCLIIGQTGIGGSSVIGNGVVLAGQTGVPDNVRIGDGAMVAAQSGILGDVEPGSRLAGSPAIPAKAYFKAVGVCTPKLPELFKRVKKLEKELADLKMASGGSDE from the coding sequence ATGACCATCAAGCTGTCCGCCCTGGCCGAAAAGCTCGGGCTTGCCTACACGGGTGCGGATAGGGAGATAGCCGGGGTCAACACCCTGGAAAAGGCCGGGCCCGGCGACCTGTCGTTCCTGGTCAATCCCAAGTACCTGCACCAGTTGGAAACCACCAAGGCCGGATGTGTCCTCACATCCGGCCATTATGCCGACAGGGTCCCGTGCGCGCTCGTGAGCGAGAACGTGTACATGGACCTGGCCCGGGTGGTGAACGTCTTTGCGCGCCCCCAAGGGTGCCTGACCGGCGTGCACACCCTGGCCTTCGTCCACCCCGACGCCGACGTGGCCGATTCCGCCACAGTCTACCCCTTCGCCTTCGTGGGCGCGGGGGCCGTGGTCGGGCCGGACACGGTCATCTTCGCCGGGGCCTACGTGGGCGAGGGGAGCGTCATCGGGGAGGGGTGCATCCTCTACCCCAACTGCGTGGTCATGGGCGGCCTGACCCTGGGCGACCACGTCATCCTCCAGCCCGGAGCGGTGCTCGGCGGCGACGGCTACGGCTATGCCCAGACCCCGTTCGGGCACATGAAGATTCCCCAGATCGGCACCGTGGTCGTCGAGAACGACGTGGAGATCGGCTCCAACTCGGCCATCGACCGCGCCGCCCTGGACACCACCCGCATCGGCCGGGGGACCAAGATCGACAATCTGGTCCAGATCGGCCACAATGTGGAGATCGGCGAGCACTGCCTGATCATCGGTCAGACCGGCATCGGCGGTTCCTCGGTCATCGGCAACGGCGTGGTCCTTGCGGGCCAGACCGGCGTGCCGGACAACGTCAGGATCGGCGACGGGGCCATGGTCGCCGCCCAGAGCGGCATCCTCGGCGACGTCGAGCCCGGCAGCAGGCTCGCGGGCAGCCCGGCCATCCCGGCCAAGGCCTACTTCAAGGCCGTGGGCGTGTGCACGCCCAAACTGCCCGAGCTGTTCAAGCGCGTGAAGAAACTGGAAAAAGAACTGGCCGACCTGAAGATGGCCAGCGGAGGGAGCGATGAATAA
- a CDS encoding OmpH family outer membrane protein, protein MKKICLFAVCFVFLLQAAAYAETKIAVFSTKEVVQKSAYGKDVRDKLDAKFTARGNQLKKEREDLEKLKMQIDSNAFEGKVLQDKVTELRRRGRDWNEDFSVYQKAIQAEQNELGKPVLKKLEKILMDYCTAHGYTIVFDKQTPGLAFIADGLDITDQLVKELDKLQKAGK, encoded by the coding sequence ATGAAAAAGATCTGTCTGTTTGCCGTTTGTTTCGTCTTTCTGCTTCAGGCCGCAGCCTATGCCGAGACCAAGATCGCGGTCTTCAGCACCAAGGAAGTCGTGCAGAAATCCGCCTACGGCAAGGATGTGCGCGATAAGCTCGACGCCAAGTTCACCGCCCGCGGCAACCAGCTCAAGAAGGAGCGCGAGGACCTCGAAAAGCTGAAGATGCAGATCGACAGCAACGCCTTCGAGGGCAAGGTCCTCCAGGACAAGGTCACCGAGCTCCGCCGCCGCGGCCGCGACTGGAACGAGGACTTCTCCGTCTACCAGAAGGCCATCCAGGCCGAGCAGAACGAGCTGGGCAAGCCCGTGCTCAAGAAGCTCGAGAAGATCCTCATGGACTACTGCACCGCGCACGGCTACACCATCGTCTTCGACAAGCAGACCCCCGGCCTGGCCTTCATCGCCGACGGCCTGGACATCACCGATCAGCTCGTCAAGGAACTCGACAAACTCCAAAAGGCCGGAAAGTAG
- the bamA gene encoding outer membrane protein assembly factor BamA, translating into MLSNLARGLAMGVIATIVLLAAGTGHAAEKLNQDVSVAVLPFEVNAGDDLSYLKDSLPELLSDRLKEAGFKVIAPEEVSRMVGDKGYTQFDPDKAREIALLAGAQFSVYGSLNQIGENLTIDARLVDAYAKDPGKKISVTKKGLINLLPAVDALVDRMRMDLLRLDIVSEVDVEGTKVLDKDVVLMRMTMQKGDMITAKSVNTALKNVYDLGYFDDVRVKLEDAEDGKKVVFVVKEKPRIQAIGVRGAKEIDADDILEAVSTKKGSVVNPKVLSDDIRVIREMYRKEGYYKANVTQEIEDAGSGIARLTFVIDEGPQLYIEHVIIDGAKQLDPEDIKGVLALKERGWLSWIDNSGVLKEELLDRDASAIMAYYQSKGFLTAKVGQPEVEIKDDGIDVIYKVWEGDRYKMGDTSFTGDLIDDPSKLLQVTQIDQLKDEDEYFDRLILQKDVSALTNYYNDYGYAYADVGVKLDDDPETKIVNVVYTISKHQRVHIRRVLIEGNTVTRDNVILREMRLADGDQFSGEKLRRSSQRLTNLDFFEKVDIAPVPTGNPEEMDLVVKVKDKATGKISGGVGFSTYDGIFFGGEISEKNLFGRGYDVGFNGQVGGTTTKYVLHFTNPHINDTDLGFGAQVYRRSTDYNQYTVAGTGTDINFFYPIGEYTKLRWDYNLEAYDITDVSDDASQEIKNDEGSHLASILGGTITRDTRDDFRNTSTGTKTKLTILFGGGPLGGTDDFVKYVGEFEWWHPVFEQVVFHSKFWAGYLHKNFGGGTIPSAQRFELGGQYTVRGYSNYGITPTDGPNSDAAVGGDKAFYTNLELKRPISKELGIVALGFFDAGNSWKEGESWFDSVERGSMAAPSLGLYKSVGAGINWYSPMGPVGVIYAYALDDLADSKTHTIELIMGQQF; encoded by the coding sequence ATGCTCAGTAATCTCGCCCGCGGTCTGGCGATGGGGGTGATCGCAACCATTGTCCTGCTGGCCGCCGGAACGGGCCATGCCGCCGAAAAGCTCAACCAGGACGTGTCCGTCGCGGTACTGCCCTTCGAGGTCAACGCGGGCGACGACCTGAGCTATCTCAAGGACAGCCTGCCTGAGTTGCTGAGCGACCGGTTGAAGGAAGCCGGATTCAAGGTCATCGCGCCCGAGGAAGTGAGCCGCATGGTCGGCGACAAGGGCTACACCCAGTTCGACCCGGACAAGGCGCGCGAGATCGCCCTGCTGGCCGGGGCCCAATTTTCCGTCTACGGCTCCCTGAACCAGATCGGGGAGAACCTGACCATCGACGCCCGACTGGTCGACGCCTACGCCAAGGACCCGGGCAAGAAGATTTCCGTGACAAAGAAGGGGCTGATCAACCTGCTGCCCGCGGTGGACGCCCTGGTGGACCGCATGCGCATGGACCTGTTGCGCCTGGACATCGTCTCCGAAGTGGACGTGGAGGGCACCAAGGTCCTGGACAAGGACGTGGTCCTCATGCGCATGACCATGCAGAAAGGTGACATGATCACCGCCAAGTCCGTCAACACGGCCCTGAAGAACGTCTACGATCTCGGTTATTTCGACGATGTCCGCGTGAAGCTTGAGGACGCCGAGGACGGCAAGAAGGTCGTCTTCGTGGTCAAGGAGAAACCGCGCATCCAGGCCATCGGCGTGCGCGGAGCCAAGGAGATCGACGCCGACGACATCCTCGAGGCGGTCTCCACCAAGAAGGGCAGCGTGGTCAACCCCAAGGTCCTGTCCGACGACATCCGGGTCATCCGCGAGATGTACCGTAAGGAAGGCTACTACAAGGCCAACGTCACCCAGGAGATCGAGGACGCGGGCTCCGGCATCGCCCGGCTGACCTTCGTCATCGACGAGGGGCCGCAGCTGTACATCGAGCACGTCATCATCGACGGCGCCAAGCAGCTCGATCCCGAGGACATCAAGGGCGTCCTGGCCCTCAAGGAGCGCGGCTGGCTCTCCTGGATCGACAACTCCGGCGTGCTCAAGGAAGAGCTCCTCGACCGCGACGCCTCGGCCATCATGGCCTATTACCAGTCCAAGGGCTTCCTGACCGCCAAGGTCGGCCAGCCCGAGGTGGAGATCAAGGACGACGGCATCGACGTCATCTACAAGGTATGGGAGGGCGACCGCTACAAGATGGGCGACACCTCCTTCACCGGCGACCTCATCGACGACCCGTCCAAGCTCCTGCAGGTGACCCAGATCGACCAGCTCAAGGATGAGGACGAATATTTCGACCGGCTCATCCTCCAGAAGGACGTCTCGGCCCTGACCAACTACTACAACGACTACGGCTACGCCTACGCCGACGTGGGCGTGAAGCTCGACGACGACCCCGAGACCAAGATCGTCAACGTGGTCTACACCATCAGCAAGCACCAGCGGGTGCATATCCGCCGGGTGCTCATCGAGGGCAATACGGTCACCCGCGACAACGTCATCCTGCGCGAGATGCGTCTGGCCGACGGCGATCAGTTCAGCGGCGAGAAGCTCCGGCGTTCCAGCCAGCGGCTGACCAACCTCGACTTCTTCGAAAAGGTCGATATCGCCCCGGTGCCCACGGGCAACCCCGAGGAGATGGACCTGGTGGTCAAGGTCAAGGACAAGGCCACCGGCAAGATCAGCGGCGGCGTGGGCTTCTCCACCTATGACGGCATCTTCTTTGGCGGCGAGATTTCCGAGAAGAACCTCTTCGGCCGCGGCTACGACGTGGGCTTCAACGGCCAGGTGGGCGGGACCACGACTAAATACGTCCTGCATTTCACCAACCCGCACATCAACGACACCGATCTCGGCTTCGGCGCCCAGGTGTACCGGCGGTCCACCGACTACAACCAGTACACCGTGGCCGGCACCGGCACCGACATCAACTTCTTCTATCCCATCGGCGAGTACACCAAGCTCCGCTGGGACTACAACCTGGAAGCCTACGACATCACCGACGTTTCCGACGACGCCTCCCAGGAGATCAAGAACGACGAGGGCTCGCACCTGGCCTCCATCCTGGGCGGCACGATCACGCGCGACACCCGTGACGATTTCCGCAACACGTCCACGGGCACCAAGACCAAGCTGACCATCCTCTTCGGCGGCGGCCCCCTCGGCGGCACCGACGACTTCGTCAAGTACGTCGGCGAATTCGAATGGTGGCATCCGGTCTTCGAGCAGGTCGTCTTCCACTCCAAGTTCTGGGCGGGTTACCTGCACAAGAACTTCGGCGGCGGCACGATCCCCTCGGCCCAGCGCTTCGAACTCGGCGGCCAGTACACGGTCCGCGGCTACTCGAACTACGGCATCACCCCGACCGACGGCCCCAATTCCGACGCGGCGGTGGGCGGCGACAAGGCCTTCTACACCAACCTCGAACTCAAGCGTCCCATCAGCAAGGAACTGGGCATCGTGGCCCTGGGCTTTTTCGACGCAGGCAACTCGTGGAAGGAAGGGGAGAGCTGGTTCGACTCCGTGGAGCGCGGCTCCATGGCCGCGCCTTCGCTGGGCCTGTACAAGAGCGTCGGCGCCGGTATCAACTGGTATTCCCCGATGGGCCCCGTGGGCGTGATTTACGCCTACGCCCTGGACGACCTGGCCGACTCGAAGACGCACACCATCGAGTTGATCATGGGTCAGCAATTCTAA
- a CDS encoding ABC transporter ATP-binding protein: MSREAIYQLIDVSKEFDGPSEVVRVLRGVDLEIRRGESLAILGASGSGKTTLLHMLGTLDTVTAGKIFLNGVDLGTLGDRERATLRNREIGFVFQFHHLLPEFSTLENVAMPAFIAGKGRGEGLRLAREALDMVGLAHRLEHKVTTLSGGERQRAAIARAILLRPKVLLADEPTGNLDEENGARIGNLLASLNNELGMTFIVVTHNPELAAMMHRRFELRSGELYAQ, translated from the coding sequence ATGAGTAGGGAGGCGATATACCAACTGATTGACGTCAGCAAGGAGTTCGACGGACCCTCGGAAGTGGTCCGCGTGCTGCGCGGAGTCGATCTGGAAATCCGCCGGGGCGAGTCCCTGGCCATCCTGGGCGCCTCCGGGTCCGGCAAGACCACGCTGCTGCATATGCTCGGCACCCTGGACACTGTGACCGCCGGCAAGATCTTCCTGAACGGCGTCGATCTGGGCACCCTGGGGGACAGGGAGCGGGCGACACTCAGAAACCGGGAGATCGGCTTCGTGTTCCAGTTCCACCATCTGTTGCCCGAGTTCTCCACCCTGGAGAACGTGGCGATGCCCGCCTTTATTGCCGGGAAGGGGCGCGGCGAAGGGCTGCGTCTGGCACGGGAGGCCCTGGACATGGTTGGACTTGCGCACAGGCTCGAACACAAGGTAACCACCCTGTCTGGCGGTGAGCGGCAGCGGGCGGCCATCGCCCGGGCCATTCTTCTCCGTCCCAAGGTGCTGCTGGCCGACGAGCCCACCGGCAACCTCGACGAGGAAAACGGCGCCAGGATCGGCAACCTGCTGGCCTCTCTCAACAATGAATTGGGTATGACCTTTATCGTCGTGACACATAATCCGGAACTCGCAGCGATGATGCATCGGCGCTTCGAACTGCGTTCAGGAGAACTCTATGCTCAGTAA
- a CDS encoding lipoprotein-releasing ABC transporter permease subunit, translating to MRFETFVALRYLFALRKQSFISVISLFAVCGVAIGVGALIVVIGVMNGFSTDLRDKILGVNAHILITSLRGGISDYEELADEAKKVPGVTGVTPFVYSEVMLSTRTGVKGVVLRGIDPSTSSSVLSLSKDMISGSVSRLNDNGDFPGIIIGSELAKRLGLTEGSLVNLLSPSGRTSAAGFTPKVSRFAVAGIFRTGMFEYDSSMGYVSIPAARQLLGFKGDLVSGLEISVDDVYNVKKISNDLRDKVASFTVYVRNWQEMNANLFAALELEKTAMFIILAMIVLVGSFSIVTTLVMLVIQKTKDIAVLMSLGADKRSIRNIFMFQGTFIGLAGTFIGFLIGVPLSLLLKEYQFIKLPSNVYPVDYLPVRLEALDLFTIGAAAFLLCFVATIYPARRAAGLSPSEALRYE from the coding sequence ATGCGGTTTGAGACCTTCGTCGCACTGAGATACCTGTTCGCCCTGCGCAAGCAGTCGTTCATTTCCGTTATATCGCTGTTCGCGGTCTGCGGGGTGGCCATCGGCGTGGGCGCGCTCATCGTGGTCATCGGCGTGATGAACGGTTTCTCCACCGACCTGCGGGACAAGATCCTCGGGGTCAACGCACATATCCTGATCACCTCCCTGCGGGGCGGCATCAGCGACTACGAGGAACTGGCCGACGAGGCGAAGAAGGTTCCGGGCGTCACGGGAGTGACGCCCTTCGTCTATTCCGAGGTCATGCTTTCCACCCGTACCGGGGTCAAGGGCGTGGTCCTGCGCGGTATCGACCCGTCCACCTCGTCCTCGGTCCTGTCCCTGTCCAAGGACATGATCAGCGGCAGCGTCAGCCGCCTGAACGACAACGGCGACTTCCCCGGGATCATCATCGGCTCGGAGCTGGCCAAGCGCCTCGGTCTGACCGAGGGGTCCCTGGTCAACCTGCTTTCGCCGTCCGGCCGGACCAGCGCGGCCGGGTTCACGCCCAAGGTCAGCCGCTTCGCCGTGGCCGGCATCTTCCGCACCGGCATGTTCGAGTACGACTCCTCCATGGGCTACGTCAGCATCCCGGCCGCCCGCCAGCTGCTCGGCTTCAAGGGCGATCTGGTCTCGGGCCTCGAGATCAGCGTGGACGACGTCTACAACGTGAAGAAGATTTCGAACGACCTGCGCGACAAGGTCGCGTCGTTCACGGTCTACGTGCGCAACTGGCAGGAGATGAACGCCAACCTCTTCGCCGCCCTGGAGCTCGAGAAGACGGCCATGTTCATCATCCTGGCCATGATCGTTCTGGTGGGCTCCTTCTCCATCGTCACCACCCTGGTCATGCTGGTCATCCAGAAGACCAAGGACATCGCCGTGCTCATGTCCCTCGGGGCCGACAAACGCTCCATCCGCAACATCTTCATGTTCCAGGGGACCTTCATCGGCCTGGCCGGGACCTTCATCGGCTTTCTCATCGGCGTGCCGCTGAGCCTGCTCCTCAAGGAGTACCAGTTCATCAAGCTGCCGAGCAACGTCTACCCCGTGGACTACCTGCCCGTGCGCCTGGAGGCGCTGGACCTGTTCACCATCGGGGCGGCCGCCTTCCTGCTCTGCTTCGTGGCCACCATCTACCCGGCGCGCCGGGCGGCGGGCCTGAGCCCGTCGGAGGCCTTGCGTTATGAGTAG
- the lysS gene encoding lysine--tRNA ligase, with protein sequence MLQALEAKDELNSVIKTRVEKACLLLDNNIPLYPNNFRRDAEIQDIWREYGELDEEALEGTDAQFTIAGRVVSYRSFGKVTFFHMQDRSGNIQVYAARDELGPDEYQLFKKTDIGDIVGVTGSLFRTKTGELTVKTRHFQLVTKSMRPLPEKYHGLKDVETRYRQRYVDLIVTPRTKEIFQARTAIIRELRNILDEKGFMEVETPMMQAIPGGATAKPFETHHNALDMKLYMRIAPELYLKRLLVGGFERVYEINRNFRNEGMDTQHNPEFTMLEFYWAYADFMDLMDLTEEIFSRIAEKVTGSTVVPYQGEMIDLTVGAWTRMPFHESLEKIGGVSPDVYMDYDRCAAMVKEKGEKVITGEKLGKLQAKLFDLLVEPRLIQPHFIYHYPTDISPLSRRNEDNPDITDRFELFMTGRELANAFSELNDPVDQRGRFEIQVQEKEAGDEEAHFMDEDYVRALEYGMPPAAGQGIGIDRLVMLLTDSASIREVILFPLLRPEAG encoded by the coding sequence ATGCTCCAGGCCCTCGAGGCCAAGGACGAACTCAATTCCGTCATCAAGACACGCGTGGAAAAGGCGTGTCTCCTCCTGGACAACAACATCCCCCTGTACCCCAACAATTTCCGGCGCGATGCGGAAATCCAGGACATCTGGCGGGAGTACGGGGAGTTGGACGAAGAGGCCCTGGAGGGGACCGACGCGCAGTTCACCATCGCCGGGCGGGTGGTCTCCTACCGCTCCTTCGGCAAGGTCACCTTCTTCCACATGCAGGACCGCAGCGGCAACATCCAGGTCTACGCGGCCCGCGACGAACTGGGCCCGGACGAGTACCAGCTCTTCAAGAAGACGGACATCGGCGACATCGTCGGCGTGACCGGCTCCCTGTTCCGGACCAAGACCGGCGAGCTGACCGTCAAGACAAGGCATTTCCAGCTGGTGACCAAGTCCATGCGTCCGCTGCCCGAGAAATACCACGGGCTCAAGGACGTGGAGACCCGCTATCGCCAGCGGTACGTGGACCTCATCGTCACCCCCCGGACCAAGGAAATCTTCCAGGCCCGCACGGCCATCATCCGGGAGCTGCGCAACATCCTCGACGAGAAGGGCTTCATGGAAGTGGAAACGCCCATGATGCAGGCCATCCCCGGCGGGGCCACGGCCAAGCCCTTCGAGACCCACCACAACGCCCTGGACATGAAGCTCTACATGCGCATCGCGCCCGAGCTCTATCTCAAGCGCCTCCTGGTGGGCGGTTTCGAGCGGGTCTACGAGATCAACCGCAACTTCCGCAACGAGGGCATGGACACCCAGCACAACCCCGAGTTCACCATGCTCGAGTTCTACTGGGCCTACGCCGACTTCATGGACCTCATGGACCTGACCGAGGAGATCTTCTCGCGCATCGCCGAGAAGGTCACCGGCTCCACCGTGGTCCCGTATCAGGGCGAGATGATCGACCTGACCGTGGGCGCCTGGACGCGCATGCCGTTCCACGAATCCCTGGAGAAGATCGGCGGCGTGTCCCCCGACGTCTACATGGACTACGACAGGTGCGCGGCCATGGTGAAGGAGAAGGGCGAGAAGGTCATCACGGGCGAAAAGCTCGGCAAGCTTCAGGCCAAGCTCTTCGACCTGCTGGTGGAACCCCGGCTGATCCAGCCCCATTTCATCTATCATTACCCGACCGACATCTCGCCGTTGTCCCGCCGAAACGAGGACAACCCCGACATAACCGACCGCTTCGAGCTGTTCATGACCGGCCGCGAGTTGGCCAACGCCTTTTCCGAACTGAACGATCCCGTGGACCAGCGCGGTCGTTTCGAGATCCAGGTTCAGGAGAAGGAGGCCGGTGACGAAGAGGCGCACTTCATGGATGAGGACTACGTCCGCGCCCTGGAATACGGCATGCCCCCGGCTGCCGGCCAGGGCATCGGCATCGACCGCCTGGTCATGCTGCTCACGGACTCCGCCTCCATCCGCGAGGTCATCCTCTTCCCGCTGCTCAGGCCCGAGGCCGGGTAG
- a CDS encoding MBL fold metallo-hydrolase — MYFKQITTPGLGCFSYAIGCPAAGEMVVVDPKRDVQDYLDISREEGMKIVHVIDTHVHADHVSGAQELKSQTGCDVMVYETSPVSYDFTPLKEGEQLVVGNAKLEVLHTPGHTPDALSLLVTDTTRGDEPWMLLTGDVLFVGDIGRPDLVGGAKLDEQVHNLWNSLYVKFAKFPDSLEVFPAHGAGSLCGRGMSSKPSSTLGFERRHNPMLGFDNFESFHLAMSQNFPARPKSFTHIISTNAEGAPLLERCPLDLAMNPYRFEEKMQDGAVVIDVRDAAAFAGYHIPGSLNIGFEPSLANWVGMTVEPDADILLVVDTRDDYERMRIELHRIGYDNIFGYLSGGIQAWVYSGRPVDSLAIDSAQVLQNIQEEGKPISLIDVRTPAEWAGGHIPGAKHIPLIDILDGKFDLDENAHHLLYCAAGYRANIAASYLQKHGYWDVRSLAGGYLAWSRAGFHTEK; from the coding sequence ATGTACTTCAAGCAGATCACCACACCCGGACTCGGTTGCTTTTCCTACGCCATCGGCTGCCCCGCCGCCGGTGAAATGGTCGTCGTGGACCCCAAGCGGGACGTGCAGGACTACCTGGACATCTCCCGCGAGGAAGGCATGAAGATCGTCCACGTCATCGACACCCACGTGCACGCGGACCACGTATCCGGTGCGCAGGAACTGAAATCCCAGACCGGCTGCGACGTCATGGTCTACGAGACCTCGCCGGTCAGCTACGACTTCACCCCGCTCAAGGAGGGGGAGCAGCTGGTCGTGGGCAACGCCAAACTCGAGGTCCTGCACACCCCCGGCCACACCCCGGACGCCCTGTCCCTGCTGGTCACGGACACCACGCGCGGCGACGAGCCCTGGATGCTGCTGACCGGCGACGTGCTCTTCGTGGGCGACATCGGACGGCCCGACCTGGTGGGCGGCGCCAAGCTCGACGAGCAGGTCCACAACCTGTGGAACTCCCTCTACGTCAAGTTCGCCAAGTTCCCGGACAGCCTGGAGGTCTTCCCGGCCCACGGCGCGGGCTCCCTGTGCGGGCGCGGCATGTCCTCCAAGCCGAGCTCCACGCTGGGCTTCGAGCGGCGCCACAACCCCATGCTCGGCTTCGACAACTTCGAGTCGTTCCACCTGGCCATGAGCCAGAACTTCCCGGCCCGGCCCAAGTCCTTCACCCACATCATCTCCACCAATGCCGAAGGCGCGCCGCTGCTCGAACGCTGCCCGCTGGACCTGGCCATGAACCCGTACAGGTTCGAGGAGAAGATGCAGGACGGCGCGGTGGTCATCGACGTGCGCGACGCCGCGGCCTTCGCCGGGTACCACATCCCCGGCTCCCTGAACATCGGCTTCGAGCCGAGCCTGGCCAACTGGGTGGGCATGACCGTGGAGCCGGACGCCGACATCCTCCTGGTGGTCGACACCCGCGACGACTACGAGCGCATGCGCATCGAGCTGCACCGCATCGGCTACGACAACATCTTCGGCTACCTGTCCGGCGGCATCCAGGCCTGGGTCTACTCCGGCCGCCCGGTGGACTCCCTGGCCATCGACTCGGCCCAGGTCCTCCAGAACATTCAGGAGGAAGGCAAGCCCATCAGCCTGATCGACGTGCGCACCCCGGCCGAGTGGGCCGGCGGGCACATTCCCGGCGCTAAGCACATCCCGCTGATCGACATCCTGGACGGCAAGTTCGACCTCGACGAGAACGCCCACCACCTGCTCTACTGCGCGGCGGGCTACCGGGCGAACATCGCCGCCTCCTATCTCCAGAAGCACGGCTACTGGGACGTGCGCAGCCTGGCGGGCGGCTATCTCGCCTGGAGCCGCGCGGGCTTCCACACCGAAAAATGA